In a genomic window of Pseudorasbora parva isolate DD20220531a chromosome 24, ASM2467924v1, whole genome shotgun sequence:
- the tmprss7 gene encoding transmembrane protease serine 7 produces the protein MYAMETAREEGGQGSEDDAAREDATSVADVSVEVATVDATLNKLCRRYNRRRRRAKKPKKTNPILDLQNLAILITVVVFVVVVIMWSLLWFFIFRRESNSGVYFAGMFRVANVEFIPEYRHADSSEFVSMANRVQHVITRVYRTSSVSRLYKQTVIADLSNNNQGGVLVHFWMIFVVPRLKTPAVCEECVSAILRDSVLMSMKNRSSVGFLQGLPVDIDSILVNVALRSDYTSTAVGSQCVNKLYAGVPDVSFPINVYSSWGSLSCFIKLTSAPGSFIRLTVNSLSIDPSDCIYDSLTVYDALLPMRGMVLYRFCESVSAPISLVSTSNVMLLSFQLTPGRKVFRGLFQALMEEQCMNMIVLPAGPGDAGVITSPFYPNLLPRQCSCTWVFQMASGPLGVALRFKNYMLKLKDSQNCEHGWWKVNEIIYCGNYIDHSTVFRIPVQNPEVVFRCSSRNADQPFSATYSSYNTSQPCPEGHFLCSTGLCVEKFKRCDGLDDCQDESDEIFCSKPPKICGGSSPLHPLYICNGEMDCSSGKDETNCTQETSCSGVSYQCGNGACILKKNAKCDGLPDCFDSSDEKDCACGKPTPLKRIFDSASPQQRIVGGMNAVEGEWPWQVSMHFSGQLYCGASVLSDEWLISAAHCFSKERLADPRMWMAHMGMLNQGSAKHVAEIRRIVVHEYYNARNFDYDIALLQLKKAWPSSLGQYIQPICLPAPSQTFSEGHRCWVTGWGYRSEQDKVLPTVLQKAEVSILSQSECKRSYGLVSPRMLCAGEPSGEQDACRGDSGGPLSCQAHAGSRWFLTGIVSWGSGCGRPNFPGVYTRVAKFIDWIQRHI, from the exons ATGTATGCCATGGAAACAGCGCGAGAGGAAGGCGGGCAGGGGAGCGAGGATGATGCGGCCCGGGAAGACGCCACAAGT GTAGCTGATGTGTCCGTGGAAGTGGCTACGGTGGACGCAACTCTTAATAAACTATGCAGAAGATACAACCGACGCAGAAGAAGAGCAAAAAAGCCAAAGAAGACAAACCCAATATTAGATCTACAGAATCTGGCCATCCTCATTACAGTGGTGGTGTTTGTCGTTGTGGTGATAATGTGGTCTCTTCTGTGGTTTTTTATAT TCCGGAGAGAGAGCAACAGTGGTGTTTATTTCGCTGGTATGTTCCGTGTTGCCAACGTGGAGTTTATACCAGAGTACCGGCATGCTGACTCGAGCGAGTTTGTGTCCATGGCTAACCGTGTACAGCATGTG ATAACCAGGGTATACCGAACGTCATCAGTGTCCAGACTCTACAAACAAACTGTCATCGCTGATCTGAG taataataatcaagGTGGTGTACTGGTGCATTTCTGGATGATCTTTGTGGTGCCTCGCCTGAAGACTCCAGCAGTGTGTGAGGAGTGTgtgagtgccatcctcagggactCTGTGCTGATGAGTATGAAGAACAGGTCTTCAGTGGGCTTCCTGCAGGGCCTTCCTGTGGACATCGACTCCATTCTTGTCAATG TTGCTTTACGCTCAGATTACACATCAACAGCTGTGG GCTCTCAGTGTGTGAATAAGCTGTACGCAGGTGTTCCTGATGTGAGTTTTCCCATTAACGTGTACTCTTCATGGGGAAGCTTGAGCTGCTTCATCAAACTGACAAGTGCTCCAGGCTCTTTCATTCGACTCACTGTGAACAGCTTGAGCATTGACCCTAGTGACTGCATCTATGATTCCCTCACCGTGTATGATGCTCTGCTTCCCATGAGAGGCATGGTTCTCTACAG GTTTTGTGAATCGGTGTCAGCCCCGATCTCATTGGTCTCCACCTCCAATGTCATGCTGCTCTCATTCCAACTCACACCAGGCAGAAAGGTCTTCCGAGGACTCTTCCAGGCTCTCATGGAGGAGC AGTGTATGAATATGATAGTGTTACCCGCTGGCCCAGGTGATGCTGGAGTGATAACCAGTCCATTCTACCCCAATCTGTTGCCCCGTCAGTGCTCCTGCACCTGGGTGTTTCAG ATGGCCAGCGGTCCTCTGGGTGTAGCTCTCAGGTTCAAGAACTACATGCTAAAGCTAAAAGACTCGCAAAACTGTGAACACGGCTGGTGGAAAGTCAATGAGATTAT ATATTGTGGAAATTACATCGACCACTCAACCGTCTTCCGTATTCCTGTGCAAAACCCTGAAGTGGTTTTCCGCTGCAGCTCACGAAATGCTGACCAACCCTTCAGTGCCACTTACAGCAGCTACAACACCAGTCAGC CTTGCCCAGAGGGTCACTTCCTGTGCTCTACAGGCCTGTGCGTGGAAAAGTTCAAGCGCTGTGATGGACTGGATGACTGTCAGGATGAAAGCGATGAGATTTTTTGTT CTAAACCTCCTAAAATCTGTGGAGGTTCATCACCTCTGCACCCATTATACATCTGTAATGGAGAGATGGACTGTTCCAGTGGCAAAGATGAGACCAACTGTACTCAAG AGACTAGCTGTTCTGGAGTCAGTTACCAATGTGGCAACGGAGCCTGCATTCTTAAGAAAAATGCTAAATGCGACGGCTTACCTGACTGCTTCGACAGCAGTGATGAGAAGGACTGTG CCTGTGGCAAACCCACCCCTTTAAAGCGCATATTTGATAGCGCCTCCCCACAACAGCGTATTGTGGGTGGGATGAATGCGGTGGAGGGAGAGTGGCCGTGGCAGGTCAGCATGCATTTTTCTGGTCAGCTATATTGCGGAGCATCGGTCCTCTCTGATGAGTGGCTCATTTCTGCAGCGCATTGTTTTAGCAAAGAGAG GTTGGCAGATCCTCGTATGTGGATGGCTCATATGGGCATGCTAAACCAGGGAAGCGCTAAGCATGTGGCCGAGATCCGTCGAATTGTAGTGCACGAATACTACAATGCAAGAAATTTTGACTATGACATCGCCCTCCTGCAGTTGAAGAAGGCCTGGCCCAGCAGCCTGGGACAATATATCCAGCCCATCTGTCTTCCGGCCCCTTCTCAGACCTTCTCTGAGGGGCACCGCTGCTGGGTCACTGGTTGGGGTTACCGTTCTGAACAAG ATAAGGTGCTACCCACAGTATTGCAGAAGGCAGAAGTTAGCATTCTAAGCCAGAGTGAATGCAAAAGAAGCTACGGCCTTGTGTCACCTCGCATGCTGTGTGCTGGCGAGCCCTCAGGAGAACAAGATGCCTGCCGG GGGGATTCGGGTGGTCCTCTGTCCTGTCAAGCACACGCAGGCAGCCGTTGGTTTCTGACGGGCATTGTGAGCTGGGGTTCCGGCTGTGGCAGACCCAACTTTCCCGGAGTTTACACCAGAGTGGCCAAGTTCATAGATTGGATCCAAAGACATATTTAA